A segment of the Desulfobacterales bacterium genome:
AAGACATTAACCTTTTCAGATTTATTCAAAACGCATATAAATATGAAAAAAAATAAAACATCGGAAATAAAAAAGTATAAAAGAATAATAATTAAACTTGATGATGTGGTTAAAATTGATAAAACTTTATACAACATCTTCAAAGAATATATGAAATACCAGACAACTCGTCAAATAAGCTTTCAAAGATTAAGAACTTACGAATACAGTTTGAGATATTTTGCATATTTTTTAATAAATAATGAGCTTCTAAAGATTCCTGACATTAAATATCAAGATATTGAAAGATTCCAGAAATATTTAATGAATACAGGCCTAAGTATTGGATATTCTCAAGAAATCATGTCAGTTTTGCGGATGTTTTTTTTATGGCTAAATGATACTGGGAAAATTTTTAAGAATCCATGCAAAAATATTATTTTACCAAAAAGAACGCACAAAGTTTTACCGATACCAACGGAAGATGAGTTAAAGAGCTTATTATCGCAGCCGGATATATTAACCCCAATTGGAATCAGGGATCGGGCTATACTGGAAGTAGCATATAGCTCGGGATTAAGACGCAGCGAACTGGAAAATCTTTCAGTTCGCGATATTGATTTTAAAAATGGGAGCTTGCGTGTAATTGGAAAAGGCAAAAAGGAAAGGATCATACCATTAGGAAAACATGCTGTTTTTTGGGTAAAAAAATATATTAAAGAGGCAAGAGCTAAACTGCTTAAAGATAATAGCGATGAAATCAGCTTATGGATTTCCGAGCATCACAGGAAGATTGGGAATGCAGGCATTTATGATGTTATCAGAAAACATACAAAAAGAGCTGGAATAAAAACCAATTTATCACCACATAGTCTGAGGAGGGCTTGTGTAACTTATATGCTTAGAAACGGAGCTGGACCTGTCCACATTCAAATGTTACTAGGTCATTCTAGTTTAAAACATATCAAGGATTATGTAGGAGTATCGTTAAATGATATTCAAAAGACACATAGTAAAAGCAATGTCGGAAGGTGATGTTATGAATTTATTGATAGATTTACTGGACCATTTTTTGAAATATAGTAAAGCTTTGAATTATAGTGCGAACTGCTTACATTCATATAAGATAAATGTCGGGAGATTTATCAGATGGCTTGAAGATGTTCATGAAATAAATACTGTCGAGCTGCTTCAAAAAAAACATCTTCGGGAGTGGATTGTACATTTAAGCGAGCATGTGACACGTAGTGGATTGCCATTAAAACCTACAAGCATGAATAAAAATATTGAAAATGTCCGAATGTTTATCAAATATCTGACAAAGCAGGAGTATTTATATCATGATTTAGTTGATGAATTGGAGTATGTAAAAGAGCCTGATTTGCTTCCGAGTGTAATAACTCATATGGATTTCAGAAAATTGATAAATAACGTTATGACTGATAATTCTATAGGCTATAGAAACAGAGCGATGCTGGAGATGCTTTATTCTACAGGTATTAGGGCTGGAGAGATGTTAAAACTGAACGTATCTGATGTGGATATCAATAGAGCGACAGCAATAATAAACGGTAAAGGAGGAGGACAACGAATAGTACCAATAGGAAAGACAGCTTTAAAATATCTTAAGACATACATTATAGCTGTTAGGCCTTTTCTAATTCACGAAAAAGGAGAACTGGCTCTTTTTCTTAACAAAGAAGGAAAACGAATGCATTATGAGAGATTTTTGAACATGATCAGGGGGTATGCGAGGTCAGCCAATCTTGATGTAAATGTGACTCCACATACATTTAGGCGGAGCTGTACTACCGAGCTTCTTAAGGCTGGAGCGAATATGTATCATGTTAAGGAGTTACTTGGGCATAAGAATTTGAATACATTAAAACATTATGTAAAATTAACTATAACAGATCTTAAAAAAACCCATGAAAAATGTCA
Coding sequences within it:
- a CDS encoding tyrosine-type recombinase/integrase, translated to MKKNKTSEIKKYKRIIIKLDDVVKIDKTLYNIFKEYMKYQTTRQISFQRLRTYEYSLRYFAYFLINNELLKIPDIKYQDIERFQKYLMNTGLSIGYSQEIMSVLRMFFLWLNDTGKIFKNPCKNIILPKRTHKVLPIPTEDELKSLLSQPDILTPIGIRDRAILEVAYSSGLRRSELENLSVRDIDFKNGSLRVIGKGKKERIIPLGKHAVFWVKKYIKEARAKLLKDNSDEISLWISEHHRKIGNAGIYDVIRKHTKRAGIKTNLSPHSLRRACVTYMLRNGAGPVHIQMLLGHSSLKHIKDYVGVSLNDIQKTHSKSNVGR
- a CDS encoding tyrosine-type recombinase/integrase, with the protein product MIFKRHIVKAMSEGDVMNLLIDLLDHFLKYSKALNYSANCLHSYKINVGRFIRWLEDVHEINTVELLQKKHLREWIVHLSEHVTRSGLPLKPTSMNKNIENVRMFIKYLTKQEYLYHDLVDELEYVKEPDLLPSVITHMDFRKLINNVMTDNSIGYRNRAMLEMLYSTGIRAGEMLKLNVSDVDINRATAIINGKGGGQRIVPIGKTALKYLKTYIIAVRPFLIHEKGELALFLNKEGKRMHYERFLNMIRGYARSANLDVNVTPHTFRRSCTTELLKAGANMYHVKELLGHKNLNTLKHYVKLTITDLKKTHEKCHPREKESN